GAAGGGTCCGCTTACAAGTTGCTGGATGGAACTGTGAATTTACAATCCACCGTTTTATCGTATATGGATGTATTCCTTTATGTAGGCATGATGTTCCTGATCTGCGTGCCTGTTATCATCTTTTTTGTAAAACAATCGAAAACAAAGGTAAGCATGGCTGATGCTGCCCACTAACGTATATGTCTACCGTAATTGTGATCACCAACCTCACAGATTCCTCGCAACATGCGCTTGAATATGCCTGCAGCCTGCAGCAGGATGCACCCGGACGCATTATCCTTTTCCACTTTTTCTCTTTTCTGCCGGGTTCGCCGGCGAGGGAGCTTCGATGGCTGTATTGAATGACGTGTACCAGCAGGAGGAAGCCCTGGTGAAACCGGGAATAGAAAAAGTGAAAGAACGGTTCCCTGGTTTTGAATTCGAAACCCGCGTGGTGGCTGGCAATTTTGAAGATGCTTTGCTAGAGGAGATCGTTTTGTCAGAAGCTTCACTGGTGATCACAGGAGCAGAGGGAGATTATGATGAATTCCTTTCCTGGGATAACCAGGTGCTGAAATTATTCACCAATCTGCCCGTGCCGGTGATCATTGTTCCTGCACAGATCAGATTTTCGCGCGTACAGAATCTTGCATTTGCCTGCAATTACAGGGTGGATGATCCTGATGGGCCGGCTGGCATTTTACGAAAGCTCCGGGAACTCTGGCATTGCAGGATCCATCTCGTGTATGTGAACAAAGATGGAAGGCCGGCAACAGAGGCAGAGAAGGCTACACAACAAAGCTGGCAGGATGCCTTGCAGCGATTCGATGTATTGTTCCATGAATTGAATGGAGCCGATGCTGCCAGGGCAGTGGACAGTTTCTGCCAGGAACAGTTGATCGATCTGCTGGCCATCAGGCCGCACAGGCATGGTATCTGGGATAATTTATTCGGCATGAACAATACCAGGGAGTTTGCACATTTGAATTCTGTGCCGGTACTGGCGTTGAGGGCAGGCCGAAACAGCTGACCGCTCTACAAAAGAAATAGAAAAGGAGAATGATGGCCCGCAAGGCTTATCATTCTCCTTTTTTCATCAGTATTTTCTTCTTCTTAGCAGGATGAGGCCACCGGTGAGCAGCAATATGCCGGGTAGTGCAAATAATACCAGGTAGTACAGTAGGCTGAAGGTTTTGTCTGTAATTGTTACCCTGTTGTCTTCCGGAGGGATTTTTGAAATACGTACCGGATATTCTCCATAACAAAGCCAGCTTAACAAACCGGTGCCCAGGGAGAAGTTGGCTGTTGCAGGATGAGGTTTATTTAGTTCGATATTAGAAAGGAAATCTGCATCACCCACAACAGCTATTCTTTGTTCCTTTCCTGCAAACTTACGGCTAAGTGTAGCTGCTAATGGCAGCGCCAGTTTCAGATCGCCTTTCTCCGGGGAGAATTGAGCCACGGCGGAATCAGTCACCAACCGGTGCCTGGTATACCATGAGTTGGAGGGATCATTGAGTACTACCGGCATGAATTTGAATGGGCTTCCCTTCAATGGCGATATTGGTACAACGCCGGGCATACTTACGCCCACTTCATATTTGAGGTATGGAGCCAGTTGACCATAGATTGAATTTGCATGTTCTGACAGACCGGCTTGCAGATAATCAGGAGAGTACGTAACATCCTGCTGCACCATCTGACCTTCCATCAGTTGCAGACCTAGTTTCTCCAGCAATCCGTTCAGTATAGACTGTTTCTCCGGTTCGCCCAGAATGAGGAGGTTGCCGCCTCCATCAATATAACGTTGCAGTTGTTGCAATTCCAGCGTTGTGAAATCAGACCTCGGGTCGGCTATCACTACTGCATTAATATTCTCTGGTATACCGGTGGAGTCTAACCGAAGGGAAACAAAATCAAAGCCCTGGTTGACCAGTGAACGGCGTGATTTGATCTTCGCTGCCAGTTCATTGAATCCACGGTCACCCACCATTTGCAGGGGTCTTTCGAAATGCCCTTCGAGAAAAGCGATTCGCGGCACATTGGGATCCAGCAACCGTTTCAAGGCGGCGCCGGTTTCTGCCGGGCCTGGATAAAAAAGAAGATCATTGAAAGTTCGCAGGATGCATTTGGCGCCCTGATACTCCAGCTGGATCACATAACTATTCAGCTCCGGTTTTAAATTGATCAGACTCTGCATCTCTTCAGGTGTTTTGAAGCGATCGATCTTCATTTTGTTCGACTTTGCCCTTTTCTCAGCCACCTGTCTTAGCGACATCTCTTTATGCTGTTTGTAAAATCCTTCATCAGAAATTACGCTATCATAATAATAAACGTAATTGATATGTATGTCTGTTTTGAACCATTGATAAGATTCCCAGTTTTCCAGATCTGAAATACGTCTGGCCGGCGCTCCTTTGTGAAAGGTATTATCCAGGATATTCACGTAACAGGTAATGTTCAAAGGGCCTTCATTCATGCTATGGAGTATTTGCTGAATTTCAGGACCAAGGGTCCAGGCTCTGGTAGCGGTATTGTCGAAATATTTAACCCATCCCGGACGAGACGAAAAATAACCGATCACCATCACCACCAGTACCAGTGATGAATACCGGACAAGTTGAATGGTCCGGCTTGCCGGAATGATCAGCTTCCTGAGCCTGATGATGGTGAAACCGATGAAGAGCAGGATGATGAGCAGATAATACAACAGATTCTTTGTTGAGATCAGCCCTTCGAGAAATTGTTGAACCCTGCCTTCCAGAGACAAGTAGTAAGTGAGATCGCGAATAAAGTCGTATTCCTGCCACACATTGCGGAGATAGGACATGGCGGCGAATAGGATCAATGTGCCCAGGGCTGCCACTATCTGGTATTCCGAGAGGCTGCTGATGAATAATCCGATAGCTCCAAATGCGCTGAGCAAAAGAAACAGCCCAAGCAATCCACTCCACATCAGTCCTGTATCCGGCGTGTTGAGCGAATAGGAGGTTAATAGCATGAAGATACCGGCTATGCTTACCAGTAACAGGTTAAAAACCGTGATGGCGAGGTATTTCCCCCAGACGATCCATTGTACTTTCACGGGTGAAGA
This portion of the Pseudobacter ginsenosidimutans genome encodes:
- a CDS encoding universal stress protein; translation: MAVLNDVYQQEEALVKPGIEKVKERFPGFEFETRVVAGNFEDALLEEIVLSEASLVITGAEGDYDEFLSWDNQVLKLFTNLPVPVIIVPAQIRFSRVQNLAFACNYRVDDPDGPAGILRKLRELWHCRIHLVYVNKDGRPATEAEKATQQSWQDALQRFDVLFHELNGADAARAVDSFCQEQLIDLLAIRPHRHGIWDNLFGMNNTREFAHLNSVPVLALRAGRNS
- a CDS encoding Gldg family protein, producing the protein MRTVLKIARNELYQLFYSPIAWLLLVVFLVQPAIHFFDSLEHLSRLQSFDGSLRGGLTSNLFSGAYSTLGGIVEKAYLYIPLLTMGLIGKEVASGTIRLLLSSPVKVQWIVWGKYLAITVFNLLLVSIAGIFMLLTSYSLNTPDTGLMWSGLLGLFLLLSAFGAIGLFISSLSEYQIVAALGTLILFAAMSYLRNVWQEYDFIRDLTYYLSLEGRVQQFLEGLISTKNLLYYLLIILLFIGFTIIRLRKLIIPASRTIQLVRYSSLVLVVMVIGYFSSRPGWVKYFDNTATRAWTLGPEIQQILHSMNEGPLNITCYVNILDNTFHKGAPARRISDLENWESYQWFKTDIHINYVYYYDSVISDEGFYKQHKEMSLRQVAEKRAKSNKMKIDRFKTPEEMQSLINLKPELNSYVIQLEYQGAKCILRTFNDLLFYPGPAETGAALKRLLDPNVPRIAFLEGHFERPLQMVGDRGFNELAAKIKSRRSLVNQGFDFVSLRLDSTGIPENINAVVIADPRSDFTTLELQQLQRYIDGGGNLLILGEPEKQSILNGLLEKLGLQLMEGQMVQQDVTYSPDYLQAGLSEHANSIYGQLAPYLKYEVGVSMPGVVPISPLKGSPFKFMPVVLNDPSNSWYTRHRLVTDSAVAQFSPEKGDLKLALPLAATLSRKFAGKEQRIAVVGDADFLSNIELNKPHPATANFSLGTGLLSWLCYGEYPVRISKIPPEDNRVTITDKTFSLLYYLVLFALPGILLLTGGLILLRRRKY